A stretch of Faecalibacterium duncaniae DNA encodes these proteins:
- the ruvC gene encoding crossover junction endodeoxyribonuclease RuvC has protein sequence MRVLGIDPGYAIVGWGVLDYAGNRFAPVDFGAVCTDAGVPFEQRLDEVYTGIREVIERTQPEVLAIEKLFYQHNQTTVIGVAEARGVILLAAAQAGIPIYEYTPMQVKQAVTGYGKAVKKQVQEMTRILLHLPAVPKPDDTADALAMAITFCHTNGNQLNRFARRGVGPI, from the coding sequence ATGAGAGTTTTGGGCATCGACCCGGGTTACGCCATCGTGGGCTGGGGCGTTTTGGACTATGCGGGCAACCGGTTTGCACCGGTGGATTTCGGGGCCGTGTGCACCGATGCCGGGGTGCCGTTTGAGCAACGGCTGGACGAGGTCTACACCGGCATCCGGGAGGTCATTGAGCGGACACAGCCCGAGGTGCTTGCCATCGAAAAGCTGTTCTACCAGCACAACCAGACCACAGTGATCGGCGTGGCCGAGGCACGCGGGGTTATCCTGCTGGCGGCGGCGCAGGCGGGCATCCCCATCTACGAGTACACCCCCATGCAGGTGAAACAGGCTGTTACCGGCTACGGCAAGGCCGTGAAAAAGCAGGTGCAGGAGATGACCCGCATCCTGCTGCATCTGCCTGCTGTGCCCAAGCCCGATGATACCGCCGATGCACTGGCCATGGCCATCACCTTCTGCCATACCAACGGCAACCAGCTGAACCGCTTTGCAAGAAGGGGCGTTGGGCCGATCTGA
- a CDS encoding VOC family protein gives MIGRIYHVGLTVSDLDRSIAFYRDILGLEFQGEIFMEGKETDKMFRRANCKARVAYLNGSKAIEAPPVELIQFVNSEIHKEQSDLFTTSISEVCFYTDDIDSVYNILIENHVECLSEPQYFDFRANGFGESRAFYFRDPDGIILEMMQPL, from the coding sequence ATGATTGGAAGAATTTATCACGTTGGATTAACAGTTTCTGATTTGGATCGCTCGATTGCTTTCTACAGAGACATCCTTGGTCTTGAGTTTCAAGGAGAAATTTTTATGGAAGGCAAAGAAACCGATAAAATGTTTCGTAGAGCAAATTGCAAAGCAAGAGTTGCTTATTTGAATGGCTCTAAGGCTATTGAAGCACCACCGGTCGAACTGATTCAGTTCGTAAACAGCGAGATCCATAAAGAACAATCAGACTTGTTTACGACATCCATCTCGGAAGTATGTTTCTATACGGATGACATTGATTCTGTCTATAATATCCTTATCGAAAATCATGTGGAGTGCTTATCTGAACCGCAGTATTTCGACTTTAGAGCAAATGGATTTGGGGAGAGTCGAGCTTTTTATTTCAGAGACCCGGATGGTATTATCCTTGAAATGATGCAGCCTCTTTGA
- a CDS encoding GNAT family N-acetyltransferase: protein MTMQKIRTATFEDLDAIAAVEAACFPAAEAATKEEFAGRLAHYADHFWLLFEDEKLVSFVDGFVTDTPDLTDEMYADASLHDAHGAWQMIFGVNTLPEYRKQGLAGQLLRRAIADAKAQGRRGLVLTCKDRLVHYYAGFGFVSEGVSGSTHGGVVWYQMRLTF, encoded by the coding sequence ATGACTATGCAAAAGATCCGTACTGCCACCTTTGAAGATCTGGATGCCATTGCTGCCGTGGAGGCGGCCTGCTTTCCGGCTGCGGAGGCGGCCACAAAAGAAGAATTTGCCGGGCGGCTGGCCCATTATGCCGACCACTTCTGGCTGCTGTTCGAGGACGAAAAGCTCGTCTCCTTTGTGGACGGCTTTGTGACCGATACCCCCGACCTGACAGACGAGATGTACGCTGACGCTTCCCTGCACGATGCCCATGGGGCGTGGCAGATGATCTTTGGGGTGAACACCCTGCCCGAATACCGGAAGCAGGGCCTGGCCGGGCAGCTGCTCCGCCGGGCCATCGCCGATGCAAAGGCTCAGGGCCGCAGGGGGCTGGTGCTCACCTGCAAGGACAGGCTCGTGCACTATTACGCCGGCTTCGGCTTTGTCAGCGAAGGCGTTTCCGGCTCCACCCACGGCGGCGTGGTGTGGTACCAGATGCGGCTGACCTTCTGA
- the rny gene encoding ribonuclease Y, with amino-acid sequence MSPIILLIVVVVAAVAAGAGYFIGYNNRKKTAEAQIGSAEAEATRLVNEAIKTADQKRKEAVLEAKDEAFRLKAEVDAQKAEADKEIKQRRAEISRQENRIDQKENALDRKTEALEKKEEELKKKHEEADSRLAEVDAIRAKEMERLETLAGLSQEDAREVLLHKVDEELTHEKAVRVAAYETDLKENCDNIARNMIGQAISRCAADHCSETTVSVVPLPSDEMKGRIIGREGRNIRALETATGVDLIIDDTPEAITLSSFDQTRREVARMTLERLIGDGRIHPARIEETVEKCRHDLELQMKREGERAVMELGIHGLHPDLIKLIGRLKYRTSFGQNALTHSMEVAWLAGLLAGEMGVNVTLARRAGLLHDIGKALDHEIEGSHVQIGVDICRKYKENTQIIHAIEAHHGDVEPKTPLAFIIQACDAISAARPGARRENVESYVKRLENLEEISSSFEGVEQAFAVQAGREVRIMVKPDVISDDQVILLARQIAKKIEDTLDYPGQIKVNVIRESRAIEYAK; translated from the coding sequence ATGTCCCCGATCATTCTGTTGATCGTGGTCGTGGTTGCTGCTGTTGCTGCCGGCGCGGGTTATTTTATTGGTTACAACAACCGTAAAAAGACTGCCGAGGCACAGATCGGCAGCGCAGAAGCCGAGGCTACCCGCCTGGTGAACGAAGCAATCAAGACCGCTGACCAAAAACGAAAAGAAGCTGTTCTGGAAGCCAAGGATGAGGCTTTCCGTCTGAAAGCCGAGGTCGATGCCCAGAAGGCAGAGGCCGACAAGGAGATCAAGCAGCGCCGTGCTGAGATCAGCCGCCAGGAGAACCGCATTGACCAGAAGGAAAATGCGCTGGACCGCAAGACCGAAGCCCTGGAAAAGAAGGAAGAAGAGCTCAAGAAAAAGCACGAGGAGGCCGACAGCCGCTTGGCTGAGGTGGATGCCATCCGTGCCAAGGAGATGGAGCGCCTGGAGACCCTGGCGGGCCTGAGCCAGGAGGATGCCCGCGAAGTGCTGCTGCACAAGGTGGACGAGGAGCTCACCCACGAGAAGGCTGTCCGTGTGGCTGCCTACGAGACCGACCTGAAGGAAAACTGCGATAACATCGCCCGAAACATGATCGGTCAGGCCATCAGCCGCTGCGCCGCTGACCACTGCAGCGAGACCACCGTCAGCGTGGTGCCCCTGCCCAGCGACGAGATGAAGGGCCGTATCATCGGCCGTGAGGGCCGCAACATCCGCGCGCTGGAAACTGCCACCGGCGTGGATCTTATCATCGACGATACCCCGGAGGCTATCACCCTGTCCTCCTTTGACCAGACCCGCCGCGAGGTTGCCCGCATGACGCTGGAGCGCCTGATCGGTGATGGCCGCATCCACCCCGCCCGCATTGAGGAGACGGTGGAGAAGTGCCGCCACGACCTTGAGCTGCAGATGAAGCGGGAGGGCGAGCGCGCCGTGATGGAACTTGGCATCCACGGCCTGCACCCCGACCTCATCAAGCTCATCGGCCGCCTGAAGTACCGCACCAGCTTTGGCCAGAACGCTCTGACCCACAGCATGGAGGTGGCCTGGCTGGCCGGTCTGCTGGCAGGCGAGATGGGCGTGAACGTCACGCTGGCCCGCCGTGCCGGTCTGCTGCATGATATCGGCAAGGCCCTTGACCACGAGATCGAGGGCAGCCATGTCCAGATCGGTGTGGATATCTGCCGCAAGTACAAGGAAAACACCCAGATCATCCATGCCATTGAGGCCCATCACGGCGACGTGGAGCCCAAGACCCCGCTGGCCTTTATCATTCAGGCCTGCGATGCCATCAGCGCCGCACGTCCCGGTGCCCGCCGCGAGAACGTGGAGAGCTATGTCAAGCGTCTGGAAAATCTGGAGGAGATCTCTTCCAGCTTTGAGGGCGTGGAGCAGGCCTTTGCCGTTCAGGCCGGCCGTGAAGTCCGCATCATGGTCAAGCCCGATGTCATCAGCGATGATCAGGTCATCCTGCTGGCCCGCCAGATCGCCAAGAAGATCGAGGATACCCTCGATTATCCCGGCCAGATCAAGGTCAACGTCATCCGCGAGAGCCGCGCCATCGAGTACGCGAAGTAA
- a CDS encoding tyrosine-protein phosphatase, which yields MDIRQLHYFLVLCEEMNYTRASQRLFLSRQALRQSITALEAELCGPLFVSAHHKLSLTERGLSLQRHAAPVVEQFQQMQAALHAEIQSAQPVRIGISVSLVPDYLPGLETQLDKFRQQYPHIEMRFRLLENDAVADGVEQGELDAGLVMDLGTAAPVLARTTLRADPACLLVPRGHPLWEKERVPLSALRGQRVLLPSLRQDLFSPLWDACAREGFAPNAEIGPSFYQAYYLVQEQLCTCLTRYEPGARRELDRVRDVLLEDLPPLCVSMVQRRDHNSAYLDLLRGYLMEVIGGAASLPPRRGRPAKPFYNFPVLSSAAPKAAPQHPAPGTQLPFAGGNNFRELGGYEADEGKHVKWGQIYRGIPTGLLTGAADRKLLDSLGLRLILDLRSESEAAEQPDYVPDGARLVRICGLCHPDGSEISFSPGDIEKLLKGKKDEEHNLADAMYEQMLFRNKAYKELFRALEAGETPILFHCSGGKDRTGVAAMLILLALGASDETICQDFVRTNVCRRPELEKIWAAHAEEIEAHPEQKQFYQGIAGVHPESAPFVLDTIRKKYGTTDAYLEAEYGLTPARLMRLRRMYLE from the coding sequence ATGGATATCCGCCAGCTGCACTATTTTCTGGTTTTGTGCGAAGAAATGAACTATACCCGCGCGTCACAGCGGCTGTTTCTGTCGCGGCAGGCCCTGCGGCAGAGCATCACGGCGCTGGAAGCCGAGCTCTGCGGCCCGCTGTTCGTCAGCGCCCACCACAAGCTCTCGCTCACCGAGCGGGGGCTGAGCTTGCAGCGCCATGCGGCCCCGGTGGTGGAGCAGTTCCAGCAGATGCAGGCGGCCCTCCATGCGGAGATCCAGTCGGCCCAGCCGGTGCGCATCGGCATCAGTGTCTCGCTGGTGCCGGACTACCTGCCCGGGCTGGAGACCCAGCTGGACAAGTTCCGCCAGCAGTACCCCCACATTGAGATGCGGTTCCGCCTGCTGGAAAACGATGCCGTGGCCGATGGTGTGGAGCAGGGCGAGCTGGACGCGGGCCTTGTGATGGATCTGGGCACGGCGGCCCCGGTGCTGGCCCGCACCACCCTGCGGGCCGACCCGGCCTGCCTGCTGGTGCCGCGCGGCCATCCCCTCTGGGAGAAGGAGCGGGTGCCGCTTTCGGCTCTGCGGGGCCAGCGGGTGCTGCTGCCCAGCCTGCGGCAGGATCTGTTCAGCCCCCTGTGGGATGCCTGCGCCAGGGAGGGGTTTGCACCCAACGCGGAGATCGGCCCCAGCTTCTATCAGGCGTACTATCTGGTGCAGGAGCAGCTCTGCACCTGCCTGACCCGCTACGAGCCGGGGGCACGGCGGGAGCTGGACCGGGTGCGTGACGTGCTGCTGGAAGATCTGCCGCCCCTCTGCGTCTCGATGGTGCAGCGGCGCGACCACAACTCGGCCTATCTTGACCTGCTGCGGGGCTACCTGATGGAGGTCATCGGGGGAGCGGCATCCCTGCCGCCCCGGCGGGGCCGCCCGGCAAAGCCCTTCTACAACTTCCCGGTGCTGTCCAGCGCCGCCCCCAAGGCGGCACCGCAGCACCCGGCTCCGGGCACCCAGCTGCCCTTTGCGGGCGGAAACAACTTCCGGGAGCTGGGCGGCTACGAGGCCGACGAGGGCAAGCATGTCAAGTGGGGGCAGATCTACCGCGGCATTCCCACCGGACTGCTGACCGGGGCGGCTGACCGTAAGCTGCTGGACAGCCTGGGCCTGCGGCTCATCCTTGACCTGCGCAGCGAGTCCGAGGCAGCGGAGCAGCCTGACTATGTGCCCGATGGCGCGCGGCTGGTGCGCATCTGCGGGCTTTGCCACCCGGACGGAAGCGAGATCTCCTTCTCTCCCGGGGACATTGAAAAGCTGCTCAAGGGCAAGAAGGATGAGGAGCATAACCTCGCCGATGCCATGTATGAGCAGATGCTCTTCCGCAATAAGGCCTACAAGGAGCTGTTCCGGGCGCTGGAGGCGGGCGAAACGCCGATCCTGTTCCACTGCTCCGGCGGGAAAGACCGCACCGGCGTGGCGGCCATGCTCATCCTGCTGGCGCTGGGCGCTTCCGATGAAACGATCTGTCAGGATTTTGTCCGGACCAATGTCTGCCGCCGCCCGGAGCTGGAAAAAATCTGGGCCGCCCATGCCGAGGAGATCGAGGCGCATCCCGAACAGAAGCAGTTCTATCAGGGCATTGCCGGTGTCCACCCGGAGTCTGCCCCCTTTGTGTTGGACACCATCCGCAAAAAGTACGGCACCACCGATGCCTATCTTGAAGCCGAATACGGCCTGACCCCCGCCCGTCTGATGCGGCTGCGGCGGATGTATCTGGAATAA
- a CDS encoding RidA family protein — MKVIATEKAPGAIGPYSQGFIAGGFVYTSGQIPVNPADGTVLEGIAAQTEQSCKNVGAILEAAGSGYDKVIKTTCFLADIADFAAFNEVYAKYFTSKPARSCVAVKDLPKGVLCEIEAVAEA, encoded by the coding sequence ATGAAAGTCATCGCTACTGAAAAAGCTCCCGGCGCGATCGGCCCCTACTCCCAGGGCTTCATCGCAGGCGGTTTCGTCTACACCTCCGGCCAGATCCCTGTGAACCCCGCAGACGGCACTGTGCTCGAGGGCATCGCCGCCCAGACCGAGCAGAGCTGCAAGAACGTGGGTGCGATCCTGGAAGCCGCCGGTTCCGGCTACGACAAGGTCATCAAGACCACCTGCTTCCTGGCCGATATCGCCGACTTTGCCGCCTTCAACGAGGTCTACGCAAAGTATTTTACCTCCAAGCCCGCCCGCAGCTGCGTTGCCGTCAAGGATCTGCCCAAGGGTGTCCTGTGCGAGATCGAGGCCGTGGCAGAGGCGTAA